TGACTTTCAGTATCAGTTAAATACAGATCATTTTATTTGAGAATGCACGCGTTGGCAGATTGGTCAGGAAACGCCCTGATTTCAAGGTCGCTCCACATTTAAGCCGACGGGAGAATCTGTCCAGGCCAAAAAGTGCGCAGCAGAATACCTTTTCTGACTTAAGCACATGGGAGGAGACTATGCCCCTAAATTCTTAGCATTATTTGCAAGTTAAGTTTCTTCATTCTTAATAGGTCACTTTTTGTAGAGGATCCAGCATGACCATATGTATTTGCTGATGTATAGTCGTTCAAATCGGCATACAAACGTAGACAGTGAGTAAGGAGGTATTTGCCAAATATTTTACTGTAACAAGAACTTTGTTTGCGTCACGCAGCGGCTGACAAAACAGGTCAGTTATTTTATATGACTAACAGAAGACAAAAATAGGAACAATACCATGGCGAGAACTTTAACATCAGTAAAAAGCAGTGAAATAATAGCTGATGGCTAAACAACTTCAAATTTGCTTTGTGTtagttaaaaaaatacttttgatagcattaaaaatacattttgaacgtTTTTAATCACTAGAACAATTGACCATGAAACGGACCATTCTAGCAGTTTTCCTTCAAAACCAATTGAAATTAATGGCAATTTTGTATAACCTTCCATTTCTTTACATATACTGATAGAAATTGCATCTTAGTGAGCATCTGTCAGACACGTATCCAAGTATCAATACCTTGAAATAGGGCGAAGTATCGGCCAGCTACAATACCTGGTATCGGTACTCGCCCTAAGTATTTTCATTTATATCCAGGACTTTTCAAATGTCTGAGGGCACCAAATGATTTGTGGTTTATAATTGAATCATTTTGGAGTCTAAAAATATCACACTTAAGTGAGGGTGTTCCTTGTCGAATCTTGCCAAACCCCAAAGGCTTCAGCGCCTTTCAGTCAAACATTGACATTCTATCATATTAAATGGTGAAGAATTAAATAATTTTATGACACGAGACTTTTTTCCAACTTAAAAGCGCATTTCCTCATGCAGATTTAGGCtttgagtttgaaaacgccatTCACAAACAAGTACAGTTTGTTTTGGATcatgttgtttttaatttgacCAATGGGGTTGTGAAATCCGGTAAGCAACTCACCGCGTGTGTGGCAATCAGTGCTAAGTCAAGTTAGTAACACCGGGTAACAACAAGTGGAGCCGTGGTGAAGTGAGGAGCAACCATCTGGTGAAAAAGCACAAACTTCTGGTTAATGTAACGTACGTCTTGTGTTTAATTAGCGTCTGTCATTTCTGAACTGTACTTCATGCAGTGAGTTTGGGTGATCAGTCTTTGTTTGACACGTGCTGGTTTCTTTTTATGAATAGTCGTAAGTGGTCAGAGTTGCGCTTAGCCATCTTGAAGCGACGGAATACAATGTCATGTGACACCCCTTCCCACACAGCCCCCGTTTTCCTCTTCAAAGGCTCAGAGTGCCATAGTGGGTTCAATTTGAGCCCCCTCCCCTTTCGTCTGCAGTGCTGACGCATCGGCTGCATGTGCATCAACCAACAGCCTCTATGTCGGCTTACTATATGGCGCCAGTATCAGAACAGTTTTACTCCAAGCATTTAGTTGCCGTGCTCGTTGAAATTCCGAGTGAAAACATTCAGAGCTGCAGAGCTGGGATATAAATTAGGACTACTCCTGCCGCCATCTTCTCTTTCTGGTTCTGCTTTACTAACCACTGCTTCTGTGTTAGCACAGGCGAAAAAGGGCTTGTGTGTACGTTGGTAGCATACTGTTGCACCACGTGACACTGTGCATGAAATAAGCAtgtacattattatttttgcttagTAGTGGATTGCAGCTGAAAAGCTGGTGGATTCATGAGGTGTTTATGTATAGCAAAGGAGGACTCCTGCTACTGTGGCTCAGAGCTTGCATGACGTAGCACACAGCATCACTCAGTGCAAAGAATGTGTCGCTTACCACGGCTAGCACAAAGGCGAGCCCATCCTCCAGTATAGCTACACGCTGTGGAAGGGCAGAAGAAGGCTAGCCTGAGAAAAGAAAACCAGGACCGATCCACTTTTGGACTTGGCTACACACAAATGAAGGCAAAGGACAAGGAAGCTGGAGACATCAGCATATGGAAAGGGAGATGAGCAAGGAGGTTTGGAAAGACTCTGCTTTTGATAGCCATGCTGTTCACTGACTTCTGTCGTATTTCCGCTAAAATATGTATTCTTGTAAAATAGGTTTGAGATGTATAGAAAAATGCCCCCGAACATTTTCTCTGACTTGCAGAGGTTCCATAGTTAATCTCAATGTGCATTTGTTGTTGAAGCCCGCCATAGAGATTTGCTTAGTTCATGTAGATGTTTTTGGCTGTTTTGTTTGAAAAGAGAGTAAATAGACATTTAAAGTTTGGGGTGGGGTGGATTTGATATAATAATTATGTAATTAAATGTAATGAAAAATATTCCCCTAAGTGTTCCTGTGTAGTTAAACATTGTGTAATTATCAGAGCTCTGAATAGATGGAAAAACTTGTGCTCAACCTGTGGGATCAAAAATTTGtatcctaattttttttttcagaggcCTATTGGAGAGAGTGGACAATGACGTTGGTTATATTTCCAAAATGGTGTCCATATTGTATTTCTTGCACgactaaaaatgttacaatataATGGAACATTTTCCTTCAAGTGCTTTAGTTGAAACAAATTTGAATACATGGTTTGTTCACATAGTAACAATTTCATGTTTTGATGAATCATCCTCCATAGTGACGgtgaatgtgtttttgttttgttttcactagGTTACAGTCATGTTTTGATTGTTTTGGGAGTTTTTTCTATTTATATACGAAAACAAATAAGTCACTTATGATGAATAGGGCAACGTAGAGCAAATATAGAGTCAATGAAGAACGTTGACCTAGTCTCACTGTGTCGTcattactgccatctagtgCTCCGATATGCGCTAAATTTGGTCAAGGGTCTTTATGTCGTTGTGGATTTATATTTTCACAATCATTTGTAAGACTAATGTAAATTGTtctctctgttgttgttttttagatGGCTGCTATTTGTTGCTTCAGTTAGAACCTGATGGATAGTTTTCACCCTCACACCGTGCTCAGCAAGCTTAATGAGCAGCGCTCACAAGGCCTTTTCTGTGATGTGACTATTGTAGTGGAGGATGTAAAGTTCCGTGCCCACAAGAACATCCTGGCAGCTTGCAGTGGCTACTTCAAGAATGCTCTGACAAATGAGACGTGGAGTTCTAGCCGTGTGCTGGAACTGATGGACCTTAAATCCGAAGTTTTTGCCTGCGTCCTCAACTTTATCTACTCAGCAAAGGTGACATCGTCTAGTGTCGAGGACAAGAAGGCGCTAATAGCGGCAGGGAAAAGACTCGGCATTCCCTTTTTAGAGAAGCTCGCAGGGcaagagaaaaaggaaaaccaAGCAGACTCCGTTAAATCCACAGATCGAAGCACAGCTAGTGTGCTTAAAAAAAACAGGGATGAGGCCAGCAGACCTGAGGAGATTGATGGTTCTAGAGGACCAAGAATCACCAATGCCTTCTCAATCACTGAAGTGTGTCCCGGGAACAATCCATTCACCCCACTGGAAGAAGGTCGGCAGTCACCAGATGAGGGGCTCCCAGCAAGTTGCCCAAAATCCTCCTACTTCAATGGGATTAATGAGTCTCACACCTTCTTGGACCACTCATATGCTGTGAACCAAGTACCCGAAGAAATAGGTCAGACAAATCAATGGGATGGCAAGAAGGAGTTAGTAATACTGCCAAAGCGAACTAATTACCGGAATTCAGGTCCACTCAAGAAGCGCCACAGGCTCAGAGGTGCTGTGTTTCGAAGTTTATTTCCAACACATACTGAACCCCACACGGAAAAATATGATACGTTAATGACCCCAATATTACCTGAGGGAGTGACGGCAGCACAGAATGAACAAGAAAAGACCAGCAACGCAGTCATTCCTTTTTCCACCAGCTATGTCCAAGAGGCGTCGAGTCTTTCGACTCTTCCAGCGGAGGACAGCATCTCAATCTACGGATGTAAACGTTGTCCAGAAGTATTCACAAGTGAATATCTCTTAGCAACTCACTCCAAGGTACATCAGAAATATTCCGATAGTCCTTTGTTTTGCAAGTTTTGTGACAAAAAATTTATTCGTCCAAAACGGCTACGCAACCATGAGCAAAACTGCCCGAGGGTTGTGAGTGCAAAGCCGGAACAAGATTTCAGTGAGATAGCTGTCACAGAGGGGGATCTCGATTCAGTTAGCGCATTGAGCGAGGAGGCCATCAGAACACAGTTTCCTCCGGTGACCGACCCCCTTCTTGAAGCTCAATTAGAGGCCCCCAAAGATGGACATAAGAAAAGGTTAGGTGGCAGTCAGAGAAGATACAACTGCAGTGTATGTAAACGGGTGTATATAACACTTTCCAGTCTGAAGAGGCATGAAAACGTACATTCCTGGCAGAGGGCTTATCCCTGTCACTACTGTAATAAAGTGTTTGCATTGGCCGAGTACCGTACCAAACATGAGATCTGGCATACGGGCGAACGCCGCTATCAGTGTATTTTCTGCCTGGAAACGTTCATGACCTATTATATCTTAAAAAACCATCAAAAGTCTTTCCACGGGATTGATCCCTCACTAGCCATTAAGCGGAAATCTGCCAATGGTGGTCTGAAAGCCAGTGTCTACCCAATTAAGCTGTACAGGCTTCTGCCTATGAAGTTTAGGAAAAGACGATATAAGACATACAGTCAGACGTATTCGGAGGGTGACGACGCAGACTATCAAGGACAACTTGACAATAATCCTCTCGGACCTCAGTTTGAAGGAAACAGCATGAGCGGCTGCCCCGATGGTGGTTCATTGCCTTTGACTTTCATGACAACCACAACGATGGTAGCTCCTGTCATGCCCCGCATCAGCTTTGACAAGTCCTACACAATGGACCAAAGTTTGCACCACAGTTATCCCCAGGGAGGAAAAGACACTGAGAATAGTTCACCTTTCATTAACATTGACTATACAGTCCCTGAATCAGATGCGGAAAGTTGCCCGACGGATAATAAAGGTAGCTCTCTTGACGTCCTTAACTCGCATCACATCAGTCCAAATGTAACATTCCTAAACTCACTGAACACCGTGGAAAAGCTCAGCGAGTTATCCGCTTCTGCAAAACGAGTCGAGAAAATGACGAAGGAAATGCTTCGCTCGAATACCGAAAAAGTGAGTCATGAGAAGACGGCGGGCTCCAAAACAGCTACCTACATTGCCAAACCTGTGTGCCCGGGTCCATCTGCAGATGGTGATGCCATGCCTTTGTGCCAGATTACTGTCAAAATAGGCGATGAAGCCATCATCCGCCGCAGAATCAAAGGCTCCAACCTCTTCCCAAgaaggaaaaagagagaaatgaaGAAACTGGGTGAGATGGAGGGGCAAAGTCCACTCCATTCAGATGACAAGTTGGAAAGCTCCAGGCGCCGCTTCAGACCAGACATCTCAAGTTTATTATCTGAGACTCACGAAGATCCCAATGACTGCGACATGGCTGATGAGCTTTGGCGTCCCTACTATTCTTACAAAtcaaaaaagaagagaaagaagcTAAAATTCAAGCACAGGCGAGCTTTGTATCACGAGTACAAAGAGCCCGTAAGAACTGACGCCGGTGCCAGCGAGGCCCGATCGGACAGTTGGCAAACACCAGACAGTATCTCAGGTGGGGGAGATGTGAAACGGAGTCTTCATAGGAGTTGCAGCCCAAGGACAACCTACAACTGTGACATTTGCGACAGCTCTTTTATCACCGAGACGGGTTTAAGAGCTCACGTTATTGGTTCTCACCCCTATTTCTGTCACACCTGCGGTAAACAAGGTCCCCCGGGCGAGACGCCTAGCGGCAATGATTACATTTGCAACAGTTGTATGGAAAAGGGCTCCTGCTTTGACAATTCAACCCGAAGCCCCAACCCGGAGAAGAAGTTTCACTGTTCCTTCTGTCCACAGCGGTTTCTCTACCTTGCCACCAAGAGAAGCCATGAGAAAAAGCACCAGGAGACAACTGGGGAGGGTTATACCATCCAACCATCTTTGGAATACTTGGATAACAAAAAGGACTGCATCAaaacagaggaggaggatgacaaTCAAGAAAGTTCTGACACGCAATATGAGGAAGGAGTACATTTCCCCTTGAAGATACCTAAAACTGAGGATACCTCTGAGTTAATAACTCAACATCAGGACATTATGTGCGTGCGCATTAAAAGTCCGACATCGCCACAGAGCGAGACAATGTTCACTTTGACTCCGCCCtcaaaaaagcaaaaagtgaaacagaaaacaaaaaagctaaTCAATTCACCACATTCTTTAGATCTAGCTTTAACACCTCAAGCTAGGCACAAAGACGGtttggaagcaaacagtgtaaATGATCAAGAGATGTCCTCCAAACTGTCAACAAAAGATGCATCGGACTTTAAAGATAACCACATTTCAGCACACAAGCCGGAGAAAAGGATGTGTAAAGACGAACCGTTTTTCTAAATCACTTTAACCTTGAAAACTTACAGAAAGTGAGATTCATTAAGTTCGAATCACTTCTGTGAGTAACTGTACAGTACTAAAATTGTAATGTTTTTGCAGCAGAGCTTGACAAAATGTTTCTAAAGAACACTGAATATTAATGTCTAATGTCTGCAGGAATTTTATCCTCGAGTGACTATAATGTAATTTATATAGGTTGTGAAGACCTGACACATTTTTGTTTAATTGTTTATGCATCACTTGCAAAGAAATCATGTGACCTGGCTggaagatttaaaaataaaaagagccgtTTACAAGAAGCCAGTTGGAATAGTGTTATTAAGAAATGTTTGCTTTTCCCGAGGATGAATTGGATACAGTAGGACATTGAGGGCTATGCTTTAACTATGTCAGAAAAGCAACAAGCTTTGTATGATTTCTTGGACTCCCATGCCGTTATAATTGAACATAGAGGGTTGCACTTTATACTTAAACTTGTGTTTCAATAATTCAATTGCAAACTGATGGAATGTGTCATTCTTTTCCTTTTCTGACACAGCACTTGTAAGTTGAAACGTTTGATATATTCCGTGTATAAACTGTatgaaatttaaataaaatattcatgGATCAAGCAGTTACGTCTTGTTTGTTTGAAATCATCTCTCATAGTTAAGTCATACATTAACTGAAAGAGGAGAAATCTTTACAAAAGTAAATAATCCCTCAAATATAAAAGTGGTTACCAGTCCCTtgtcagaaaaagaaaatcaacatcTTTCATTGCCCTCATCCCTTCCACGTTGAGACAAAATCTTCAGATGTCATGACTTTTCCATTCAGCATTTTCCTCTGAAGTATacatatttgttcatttaatatAGAACAACAGCAACTTGGATGTGGCAGAAATTAAACTTGTTtctatgcagcagcagcagcagcagcaaagcgTCAAACACAGAAACACTCTTCTGACTCTCAGTGCAGTGTGGTTAAATCCAAAACGTTcaaacttttgaaaaaaaaaaaaaaaaccaacataaGCTGTGTATGCATTTGTGAAGTCTTACCAGAATAAAGGTTCTTTCTCTGCACGTACTCCGTCCTGAGATGCAGAATCAAGATGTGGTTATAAAATTGCCTGTTTGTAAAAATGACAATAACACTGGTTAACAGACAATAAAGGTTTTATGACACAGACTGCTTGCATTCACAATATTTTCCAtatggaacattttttttttaatctatacaAACAGGAAAGGGGAACTATTAGTACTTTGAAAGTTACAATGGGtacatttcagaaaaatacGCAGCAAATATTCCACAACGTGTCTTTTAAACATTTATAAGtcataaaaaatgaaaaggtaCTTTGGATGTGTGTGGTCTGTTTGAATATAACTCATCCAGCAGATGCCACTATTTTTCTGTCTTTCCCATATTTTCTACTGTACTTAAAAGTGATTCAACAGAAATTATGATTGTTGGCATGTAGCAGACATTAAAGTAACGCTTTATATTTGTTCTTAAATATGTTCTCTGACTTCCTGATCCTGCTATACGTATATTATACATTATTGACATGAAGCATTATATATGTGGGGCTTACATGACCATGCAGGCAACAAAGAATTCTCTGCAGGTCCTCTTAACGGCATTTGTTATCCATGGAAATGTTTCAATAAAACTAAACGCAAGAGTTTACATATATTAACCAGCATCTGGATATGTGTCAAGTGCAAAAAGTGTTGGCTACCATTGATGCGACTTTCGGCTTTTCCCATCCTGGGTCGCATCTTGTCTTCAAACAACGTCAATCGTGGCTGATTTTCATGCAAAGATGTGAAGAGATCAACATCGGTTTTGTACTGGCTCCGCTTGTGGGGAAGTTCTCCTCCGAAAGACAGCAGCGAATGTTTATGCTGTGTTAGGGAGCCTGACGTAACGCGGCAGTAGGGCTGGTTCTCTCCCACTCTGCCTGCCTGCATTCATAAACGGATATGATAAAGCCGCGCTGAATACACCGGAGCAGCGACAACGGTCAGCTCTCAGCATGGCGGAAGAGGACGACGCGAGGATTCGGATTCTACAAAGCCTGCGTGGCAAAATATGTAAGTTTGGCCTCGCAGCTGATTCTCCCTGTTGGACCAAGTGAGTGACCGCGGGGATCAAGCTAGCAGTAGCGAGAGGCAAAGCCGAAGGGGCGCGGTGTGCTATCTTCAGTCGCGGGGAAGAGGCAGCCTGATCATCGGCTGCTTCTGCCGGACCGGGCTGCTGTTCTACATCAGTGTAGCGGTGGTGTGCTAGCTGCGGCTACTAGTTGGCCATCATTTCATTCATGAAGCCCGATGTCGGAGCCACGGCAGCTGTTCAAATAGCGCATTTGAAAACGGAACTGTGCTTGCTTAAATTTGGCCTCTGCTCTTGACTTCAGGTGCTCCATTGGAGCAAATCACATTTGGAGACAACTCTGGCTAGCCATCTTTTAAGTTACCATGTCAGTAGCTAGCGTTAGCACTCACTATTGATAATAATTAACAATATTAAAGCAATCACATTGAAAACAAACGGCTGACAGGTGGTGAGTGGGGAGGCACTCAACCGGCCCATTCAGTTTTGTGTAGGAGTGGAGTTTACTTACGATCTTATTAGACTTGGTATGAAAACATTAACCTGGTAATTAGTTTTTCGACACCTTTGTCATCTTATTTTACTGTTGACAATACAACCCGCATGCTCAAAACACCTTTCAGTGTTTTTGTAGCGATTGGAAAGGCTGACCTGATATATTAGCCTTGGCGTCAATGTACGGTGGCTGAGAAGTGGAAGTAAAAATGGTGAAACTGTCTCTatacaaaaaaaagctttatttttaaaaacaattaaatatttttttgtaaaatgttttCTAAATCAAACGTAAATCTTAATTATAAATtgaaattttaatatttttatttagtgtttttttttttctccatcaatATAACTTTGATTTTTGCAAAACTTGCAAAACTTGCACAACTTGTAAGTTTAATTCagatttctttttgtattttttctagACACTATATTATTGAGTTGTCTAATCAAACACCACttcaatttgttttcaatttcaaTTGATGCAACGTTTTACTCCGAGTCTCATCACAGCAGCGTGATGTTTATGTGGActtgacatgattttttttgtaaaggttCAAGCTCAAAACCATAGGAGCACAACAAGAAAGCGTCAGTTTCACTACTATGAATTAATCAGCTAAGCAGAACAAAATAGAGGAACTCTAATGTCATGTAACTCACATTGCCATCTTATGAAACGGCATTCTTCCACATTGACCCATTGTTCATTTTCCTTTTTCATACGCAATTCTTTTGTGGTTAATCATCTGTGATAGTATAAGATCAGCCATTACACTTTGCAGGAGATATTGTGAAACCAGATGCACTGCAAAATAATGAATGACTTGATGGAATAGCTTGCAACTTTTTACAGGTTGACATATTAAAGAGTTCTGATGGCAACAAGAATGGCTGATAATCCAAGTTGGGGTTTAGTAACCTGTTAACAATCGCACCTAACCCTGAACTATTACCATGTTAGCTTGTCAACTGACTGATCTAATTTGTGACTTTTCTTGATTAGGTCCACACCAGTGTTTAAGCTTAATGACAAGGACCAATTTAGACATCCGTTTCTGTCCCGCTAATCCATTTAAATCTGACATGTTGTGAAGGTATTGACAGCCTTGTATCCGTTGGTTGTTGCATTTTACTACTTGccgtttagtttagtttttttgGTATTCATTCATGACGGTCTTGCAAAAAAACCTCATATCCTGTAATCTGGGTCTGTCTGCATGCAGCAGGCGCGtgcagaaagtgtgtgtgttgcaaAGCATTGTAATCACCCGCATGACACTGATTTTGCTGAGAAAGTCTGTCACACGAGTCTCAACATAATCATCTAGCAACATCGAGACTCCCTGGGACTCTACACTAGGATCATTTTGGTGGACTTCAGATCCCAACTCTGGTTCAGGATAAACTCTCCCAGCTCAAGATGGCCATCTCCCATCTGCAGGTGGATCAGAGACATCCTGATGGACCAGAATCCGCATGTGCGTTTGGGGAAGTCTGTCTCAGGGTATCAGCACCAGAGCCCCTCCTGGCTGTGTACTTTTCCCCCTGGCTCTTCTCCCTATACACCAACTGCTGCACCTTCAGCCCCAAATCCGTTAATCTGATCAGTTTGCTCTTCTCTTTGATAGTTTGTTGATTATGGCCATTTTTTGATGAGATCGAGGCAGGTCAAATCACTCGCAAAAATCTTCACACGACCACAAGATAATTTGTCAACATCATCTTCTCTAACCACtagttttctttttccaattaAAAGATTGTTCATTAGTGTTGTTTGTAGCCAAGTAGCGCATTCAATTTGGTCTCAGTTGCTTCAAGATGCGATTAATCAGTTCCACACATTTATTAATGTCTCAAGAGTTCAATAAACACTAATCTTCTCATACATAACCATGTTTAGTATTCAACATAGATACATCTTTTATAATTACAGTTTAATTAAGTTCAATCTAATGCAGTCATACATAATAGAAGAAGTGAATTTGTGCTTAGGGATGCTAACAATGAGCTTCTCAATGTGATGCAGGTGAAGCTAAAAACCTGGGACCAGTCTCAGGCCCAAACCGACAAAGGGACCTTTGTACCTTTTGCACCATCAGCCTGGATCAGGAGGAGGTGTTCCGAACCAAGGTGTTTGACAAAAGTGTCAGGTAATTTGTTTTTAACCTGGATTTAAAAGCATTCACAACTGTGACTGACTTCATTTTTGGCATCTTATTCCACATTTACATCAAAAAATGATTTACAGTCAAATGTTGTTGGGTCTGACAGTACTACACATTTCATCGCATGATATGAAACTTAGGTCTTCTCTAGGTGGTGTACAtcagctgtttttttcttttttatctctTCCGATTTCTACGCTGGTGAAAAGAATTTTACACTCTCTGAGGAAGTGTGTCCTCCCACGCTCACCCCCGTGTTTCTCTCTCCACTGCCTCTGTTAAAGCAGTTCATAGTCACTCTTAAGCATCCCTTTGTGTATTTCAGTTGCTGTTCCCTCATGGTCCCGATTGCATTTGGCTACTTCTTTGAATGTTCTTAAATTTGTAGGGAAACGATCTATGACCAGAGTTGTATTTTACCTTTTATTTTCCTAATCACTTAGAGGCCTGTCAAGCCAACATACGAGATGGTGCAGTGTATGGGGGACAACGTTTCTGTTGAATAAAGACTGGACGTGCTAGCCAaactaaagttaaaaaaaaaaaaaaaaaaagcaagttacAACAATAAAATGAAACTTTATCGATGAATGTGTTCACATCGGATTTTAGATTCTCAGCGGGCTTTTGTACATTAGGCTACTGTCATTCATAAATTTAAGTGacttcaaaatggtttgaaattGAGATATTGTGTTTATGAATTGACATTTAGCCGGCTGAATAATTAACTCTGTTGGAAATTGCTCTTCAAGTTTCTAAAAGGATGCTCTGCCTTTACCTACAGCCCTTTCTATGGTGAAGACTTCTACTTCGAGATTCCACGGCCATTTCAGTGTTTATCATTTTATGTTTATGCCAAGAGCGTTTTCCAAAGGGATTTACCAGTTGGTAAGCCATCATCGAATCTTTGCTAACTTTTTAGTGGCGTTCTAGTTAAATGCattcttgtttgtcttttcaggTAAGGTGTCAATTCGAAAGGATGACTTGTGTAAATACAAAGGGAAGGAGCACTGGTTTAGCCTTCAGCCTGTGGACCCAAACTCGGAGGTTCAGGTAAACCTCATTTCCGGATGTACTGAGACTGCGTAACATTTCTAATTTCTACGTCTCATTCTAAAGCTGTTGGTAATAATTATTGTTCTCATTCCACGTCATGATTTTGAAACATTGAAAaagccatatatatatatatttgtcaaAATTGTGGTCTGTACACCACCA
This genomic window from Syngnathus typhle isolate RoL2023-S1 ecotype Sweden linkage group LG6, RoL_Styp_1.0, whole genome shotgun sequence contains:
- the zbtb38 gene encoding zinc finger and BTB domain-containing protein 38; this translates as MFYQQRAQHGKEKCQPVRWPSDYNTFQTHQEKVIHHLKPAQASSNTNLMDSFHPHTVLSKLNEQRSQGLFCDVTIVVEDVKFRAHKNILAACSGYFKNALTNETWSSSRVLELMDLKSEVFACVLNFIYSAKVTSSSVEDKKALIAAGKRLGIPFLEKLAGQEKKENQADSVKSTDRSTASVLKKNRDEASRPEEIDGSRGPRITNAFSITEVCPGNNPFTPLEEGRQSPDEGLPASCPKSSYFNGINESHTFLDHSYAVNQVPEEIGQTNQWDGKKELVILPKRTNYRNSGPLKKRHRLRGAVFRSLFPTHTEPHTEKYDTLMTPILPEGVTAAQNEQEKTSNAVIPFSTSYVQEASSLSTLPAEDSISIYGCKRCPEVFTSEYLLATHSKVHQKYSDSPLFCKFCDKKFIRPKRLRNHEQNCPRVVSAKPEQDFSEIAVTEGDLDSVSALSEEAIRTQFPPVTDPLLEAQLEAPKDGHKKRLGGSQRRYNCSVCKRVYITLSSLKRHENVHSWQRAYPCHYCNKVFALAEYRTKHEIWHTGERRYQCIFCLETFMTYYILKNHQKSFHGIDPSLAIKRKSANGGLKASVYPIKLYRLLPMKFRKRRYKTYSQTYSEGDDADYQGQLDNNPLGPQFEGNSMSGCPDGGSLPLTFMTTTTMVAPVMPRISFDKSYTMDQSLHHSYPQGGKDTENSSPFINIDYTVPESDAESCPTDNKGSSLDVLNSHHISPNVTFLNSLNTVEKLSELSASAKRVEKMTKEMLRSNTEKVSHEKTAGSKTATYIAKPVCPGPSADGDAMPLCQITVKIGDEAIIRRRIKGSNLFPRRKKREMKKLGEMEGQSPLHSDDKLESSRRRFRPDISSLLSETHEDPNDCDMADELWRPYYSYKSKKKRKKLKFKHRRALYHEYKEPVRTDAGASEARSDSWQTPDSISGGGDVKRSLHRSCSPRTTYNCDICDSSFITETGLRAHVIGSHPYFCHTCGKQGPPGETPSGNDYICNSCMEKGSCFDNSTRSPNPEKKFHCSFCPQRFLYLATKRSHEKKHQETTGEGYTIQPSLEYLDNKKDCIKTEEEDDNQESSDTQYEEGVHFPLKIPKTEDTSELITQHQDIMCVRIKSPTSPQSETMFTLTPPSKKQKVKQKTKKLINSPHSLDLALTPQARHKDGLEANSVNDQEMSSKLSTKDASDFKDNHISAHKPEKRMCKDEPFF